Proteins encoded by one window of Chryseobacterium sp. POL2:
- a CDS encoding DUF4876 domain-containing protein, which translates to MKKNFLLLSLLGLTLTTSIISCSKDDDFGFEQSQKSNVSMTFTGENITNYKTLEIEILETNTGSFIKKSVENNNNLSLSLAYGSYKITVNGTIIANTGETLTIAGSANLDVNTSNSNINIPLFFKQFSQDFIIEEVFYTGVKTPEGKNYNSSRYFKLVNNTDKILYADGLIIGQSEFLTSVNNNVSPHNPNDYFAVKGMMLLPGNGTQYPVEPGDFIVVADNAINHNAQTSTAFNLEKADFEFPSIKNTTLAQVDNPSVPNVKVVYTSMAFDDMIYLHSSGVEAYVIARFPAGETDASFLQNYKYSYSYTNAAGTTTNKSAYKIPNTWILDGFNNSTSDKFLHILTSTSIDSGWTGVGEFWNDPNRLGKSVRRKTLGKTNTGKNIYKDTNNSAEDFIRNAEPSLKNGIVH; encoded by the coding sequence ATGAAGAAGAACTTTTTACTTCTCAGTCTATTAGGACTAACATTAACAACCAGTATTATCTCTTGCTCCAAAGACGATGATTTCGGGTTTGAACAAAGTCAGAAAAGTAATGTCAGCATGACTTTTACAGGTGAAAATATCACCAATTACAAAACTTTGGAAATCGAAATTCTTGAAACCAATACAGGAAGTTTTATTAAAAAATCTGTTGAAAATAACAACAATCTTAGTCTTTCTTTAGCATATGGCTCTTACAAAATAACAGTTAATGGAACTATTATTGCTAACACAGGAGAAACTTTGACCATTGCTGGTTCTGCAAATTTGGATGTTAACACCTCAAATTCTAACATCAATATCCCATTATTTTTCAAACAATTCAGTCAAGATTTTATCATTGAAGAAGTGTTCTATACAGGTGTGAAAACGCCAGAAGGAAAAAACTACAACTCCAGTCGTTATTTTAAATTGGTGAATAACACAGACAAAATTTTGTATGCTGACGGATTAATTATTGGACAATCCGAATTTCTGACAAGCGTCAACAACAATGTTAGCCCACACAATCCGAACGATTATTTCGCGGTGAAAGGCATGATGCTTCTCCCTGGTAATGGCACGCAATATCCGGTGGAACCGGGCGATTTTATCGTTGTAGCAGATAATGCGATTAATCACAATGCGCAAACCAGTACCGCTTTCAACCTTGAAAAAGCAGATTTTGAGTTCCCATCCATCAAAAACACAACATTGGCACAAGTTGATAACCCATCGGTTCCTAACGTAAAAGTAGTTTACACATCAATGGCTTTTGATGATATGATCTATTTGCACAGCAGTGGCGTGGAAGCTTATGTTATTGCAAGATTCCCTGCTGGAGAAACGGATGCGAGTTTTCTTCAAAATTATAAATACAGCTACTCTTACACCAATGCTGCGGGAACAACCACCAACAAAAGTGCTTATAAAATTCCAAACACTTGGATTCTAGATGGTTTTAACAACAGTACTTCTGACAAGTTTTTACACATCTTAACGTCAACGTCAATCGACTCGGGATGGACAGGCGTTGGCGAATTTTGGAACGATCCCAACCGCTTGGGAAAATCTGTTCGTCGTAAAACTTTGGGCAAAACCAATACAGGAAAAAACATCTATAAAGACACGAATAACTCAGCAGAAGATTTCATCAGAAATGCTGAACCCAGTTTGAAAAACGGAATCGTTCATTAA
- a CDS encoding TonB-dependent receptor plug domain-containing protein encodes MTRFLSFLFLVGLSALSLAQKIELNISVHNEKNQAVPNANLKISNQKPLKTDAKGEAKIFLEKNKNYSIVVSHNAYQDRDLKITPTQNQHLVIKLLSENTIQEVVVTAKEAKGLTSKSVITTKAMEHLQPSSFADIMELVPGGLAKTPTLTSSNRVLLRESDSAPSSYNTSALGTQFIIDNNIWNSNADMQLSLNDSQFLSGPQQKAAAGIGVDMRTLSTNDIERVEIIRGIPSASYGDLTSGVIKIDRKIGKTPLQARFKADGFSKQYYISKGFALKQNWQMTSSLDFLDAKVDPTNQFENYQRVTASLRSRLKTKLWNKHLEWRSTLDFSNNIDKEKNDPDTGYAPIDAYKNSNSRLSLTNNFVYILGKENLFNKLTLNTSIRQGFDKIEQTKLVQQSGPRSISLATTQGENVGIFPQIKYISEFYTDGKPMDVSTLLQLNGVKKSGLLLHQYEVGVDWRFSKNFGKGQQYDLLTPPTATMNVRPRAYDDIPAWQVMAVFIGDQMSYQIDEHKLNLYAGLRTSNLLGVDKSFSISKQFFFEPRLNFQYGLPKIYIGNHALRADFTLGYGQFYKQPTLLMLYPNTKYMDYTQLNYYHNDERYRYVNFMTYVQSLENKNLTAAKNTKYEARLDLNYRNHEFFVTYFQEEMTNGFRSTLQTVAQSYKKYDPAYVDINDWNNGPNLDNIPYQMMTEFGSYSITENGSATIKRGIEFGYTSPRFEAINTRFTLTGAYFNTQYRNTIPVHEKPNSSIGGSNFPYYGIYKNDDGYINSNLNYNFFVDTYLPNLDLTLSASFQGTLFDHRKRDHRMAEPISYYGVDGIIHNFTDADRTDIYKQWLVRDVSKTDNLETRYTYTLNANFKVTKKIYKALRTSMFVNKLFGYAHPYYMNGIKIERKNLSTPYFGMELNYNF; translated from the coding sequence GTGACACGATTTTTAAGTTTCCTATTTTTGGTTGGGCTTTCAGCTTTATCATTAGCTCAAAAAATTGAGTTAAACATTTCTGTACACAACGAAAAGAACCAAGCTGTACCCAATGCTAATCTCAAAATAAGTAATCAAAAGCCATTAAAAACCGATGCAAAAGGTGAAGCCAAAATCTTCCTCGAAAAAAATAAAAACTACAGCATCGTTGTGAGCCATAATGCTTATCAGGATCGTGATTTAAAAATTACACCTACTCAAAATCAACATCTTGTCATCAAACTTCTTAGCGAAAATACTATTCAGGAAGTGGTTGTAACTGCCAAAGAAGCGAAAGGTCTTACGAGCAAATCTGTGATAACAACCAAAGCGATGGAACATCTACAGCCATCGAGTTTTGCTGATATCATGGAGCTTGTACCTGGAGGATTAGCAAAAACGCCAACTTTAACCTCATCCAATCGGGTTTTATTACGAGAAAGCGATTCGGCACCAAGCAGTTATAACACGAGCGCGTTGGGAACGCAATTTATTATTGATAATAATATTTGGAACTCGAATGCGGATATGCAATTGTCACTTAACGACAGTCAGTTTCTTAGTGGTCCACAACAAAAAGCCGCTGCAGGAATTGGTGTGGACATGCGGACATTATCCACCAATGATATCGAAAGAGTGGAAATCATCCGTGGTATTCCGTCAGCATCTTATGGCGATCTGACATCTGGCGTCATAAAAATTGATAGAAAAATAGGGAAAACACCACTGCAAGCGCGTTTTAAAGCGGATGGTTTTAGCAAACAATACTATATAAGCAAAGGTTTTGCACTAAAACAAAATTGGCAAATGACATCGAGCTTGGACTTTCTGGATGCCAAAGTTGATCCAACCAATCAGTTTGAAAATTACCAACGTGTAACAGCTTCGCTACGTTCTCGCCTGAAAACAAAGCTTTGGAACAAACATCTGGAATGGCGTTCTACACTTGACTTCTCCAACAATATTGACAAGGAAAAGAATGATCCTGACACAGGTTATGCACCAATAGATGCTTACAAAAATTCGAATAGCAGACTAAGTTTGACCAATAATTTCGTTTATATTTTAGGCAAAGAAAATCTCTTTAACAAGCTAACGCTTAATACATCTATTCGTCAAGGTTTTGATAAAATAGAACAGACAAAATTGGTTCAACAGTCTGGACCACGTTCGATATCTTTAGCAACCACTCAAGGTGAAAATGTCGGTATTTTTCCACAGATCAAATACATTTCAGAATTTTATACCGATGGCAAACCTATGGATGTTTCGACTTTGTTACAACTAAATGGTGTTAAAAAATCGGGGCTTCTACTCCATCAATACGAAGTTGGTGTTGACTGGAGATTTTCTAAAAACTTTGGAAAAGGACAACAATACGATCTTCTTACGCCGCCTACGGCTACAATGAATGTGCGACCACGCGCCTACGATGACATCCCAGCTTGGCAAGTTATGGCAGTTTTCATTGGTGACCAAATGTCTTATCAAATCGATGAACACAAGCTTAATCTTTATGCTGGTTTAAGAACATCTAACCTACTTGGTGTGGACAAAAGTTTTAGTATTAGCAAACAATTCTTTTTTGAACCACGACTTAATTTCCAATATGGACTTCCAAAAATATATATCGGTAATCATGCTTTGCGAGCGGATTTCACTTTAGGTTACGGGCAATTTTACAAACAGCCAACTTTGTTGATGTTGTACCCGAACACCAAATATATGGACTACACGCAGCTTAATTATTATCACAATGATGAGCGTTACCGTTATGTCAACTTTATGACTTATGTACAATCTTTGGAGAACAAAAATTTAACCGCCGCAAAAAATACCAAATACGAAGCGCGTCTTGATCTTAATTATCGAAATCATGAATTTTTCGTAACCTATTTTCAAGAAGAAATGACCAACGGATTCCGAAGCACTTTGCAAACCGTAGCGCAATCTTATAAAAAATACGATCCAGCTTATGTTGATATTAACGACTGGAATAATGGCCCGAACTTAGATAATATTCCGTATCAAATGATGACAGAATTCGGGAGCTATAGCATCACTGAGAACGGCAGTGCCACGATAAAAAGGGGTATCGAATTCGGTTACACATCGCCAAGATTCGAGGCTATCAATACGAGATTTACTTTAACAGGCGCCTATTTTAATACGCAATATCGCAATACAATTCCAGTTCACGAAAAACCAAATTCATCTATTGGCGGGTCCAACTTCCCGTATTATGGCATTTACAAAAATGATGATGGTTATATCAACTCTAACCTCAACTATAATTTTTTTGTTGACACCTATTTACCCAATTTGGATTTAACACTTTCGGCGTCATTTCAAGGGACGCTATTTGATCATAGAAAACGTGACCATCGTATGGCAGAACCTATTTCGTATTACGGTGTGGACGGCATTATTCACAACTTTACCGATGCTGACAGAACGGACATTTACAAACAATGGCTTGTGCGTGATGTTTCTAAAACCGATAATCTCGAAACCCGATATACTTATACTTTGAACGCCAATTTTAAAGTCACAAAAAAAATTTACAAAGCTTTAAGAACCTCAATGTTTGTGAATAAACTGTTTGGTTATGCCCATCCTTATTATATGAATGGCATTAAAATCGAACGAAAAAACCTGTCCACACCTTATTTTGGAATGGAACTTAATTATAATTTCTAA